A single window of Pseudomonas lijiangensis DNA harbors:
- a CDS encoding hybrid sensor histidine kinase/response regulator, with translation MRWLRIAIVSTAGLLSLLFMLTAKAEHGAGWSTLLDEQANLQLNDIRSARYQNQFSPIDLERVTAADRDSALWLHYRVPPTRHEQLIRIFAPDLASGDLYIIEGEKLVDHLRTGNDVPKQDQRLPSNDFLLPVPQSDVPLDLYLRLVSTQKLRPSITLQPAIASAADEREPFLFGLLFGALIMLITQNLTRYWHTKSRSNLWLAACEALLALSAFLLLNLLDMAKTWHIAQTPGAHVALLLAAVAGLFYTYCFFVHRGIKVLDRLMQIDAVLMGTGVLLVLLFDSVPLNVMTFLLVSLTTLSILTVSVWHWQKGYRPARTFVASMILFNLGYLVIVPGLLWLSLIPPQWLILALLGVFCICGLLMSIALNERSRSITEDKFSLSRDQAASTAEVNAKAEFLAKISHEIRTPMNGVLGMTELLLDTPLSVKQRDYVETIHSAGNELLTLINEILDISKLESGQIELDDVQFDISALIEDCLNIFRAKAEQQNVELISLIHPQVPRVISGDPTRLRQTLLSLLENALKKTEEGEILLAVALDSKPGKHRVRISVQDSGMPLSAEERDALMHTELHSKHFLTSNKLGGHLGLVIARRLTELMDGEFGIQNGQTQGTTLWLSLPLDAKLLEQPTTDLDSPLKDARVLVVDDNDTCRKVLVQQCSAWGLNVSAVPSGKEALALLRTKANLRDYFDVVLLDQNMPGMSGMQLAAKIKEDPSLNHDILLIMLTGISNAPSKIIARNAGIKRILAKPVAGYTLKTTLADELTQLNKGVVTLASQPALNTPVSVPGDFRILVAEDNTISTKVIRGMLGKLNLRPDTASNGEEALRAMKAQRYDLVLMDCEMPILDGFSATEQLRAWEVGNQRVRTPVVALTAHILAEHKDRARQAGMDGHMAKPIELSQLRELIEYWVEQREATRALTSNGNLYQQN, from the coding sequence GGCTCAGGATTGCCATAGTTTCAACGGCCGGACTACTGTCCTTGCTCTTCATGCTCACGGCCAAGGCCGAGCATGGCGCAGGGTGGTCCACGCTGCTCGACGAACAGGCAAACCTGCAACTGAACGATATCCGCTCGGCCCGCTACCAGAACCAGTTCAGCCCCATCGACCTTGAACGGGTCACGGCAGCCGACCGCGACAGCGCGTTATGGCTGCACTACCGGGTACCTCCTACCCGACACGAACAACTGATACGCATCTTCGCGCCAGACCTGGCCAGCGGAGACCTGTACATCATCGAAGGCGAAAAGCTGGTCGATCACCTGCGCACCGGCAACGATGTGCCCAAGCAGGATCAGCGACTGCCCTCCAACGATTTCCTGCTGCCCGTCCCGCAAAGCGATGTCCCGCTGGACCTGTACCTGCGACTCGTCTCGACCCAGAAACTGCGCCCCAGCATCACGCTGCAACCGGCGATAGCCAGCGCGGCCGACGAGCGCGAACCTTTCCTGTTCGGCCTGCTGTTCGGCGCGCTGATCATGCTGATCACCCAGAACCTCACGCGCTACTGGCACACAAAGTCGCGCAGCAACCTGTGGCTGGCCGCCTGTGAAGCCCTGCTGGCACTGAGCGCGTTCCTGCTGCTCAACCTGCTCGACATGGCCAAGACCTGGCATATCGCGCAGACGCCAGGTGCCCACGTTGCGCTGTTGCTCGCCGCCGTGGCGGGACTGTTCTACACCTACTGCTTCTTCGTACATCGCGGCATCAAGGTACTCGACCGACTGATGCAGATCGATGCCGTGCTCATGGGCACCGGCGTGCTGCTGGTACTGCTGTTCGACAGCGTGCCACTCAACGTCATGACCTTCCTGCTGGTCTCCCTGACCACACTGAGTATCCTGACGGTATCGGTCTGGCACTGGCAGAAAGGCTACCGTCCGGCGCGGACGTTCGTGGCCTCGATGATCCTCTTCAACCTCGGATATCTGGTGATCGTGCCGGGTCTGTTGTGGCTGAGTCTGATCCCGCCACAGTGGCTGATCCTCGCCCTGCTGGGGGTTTTCTGTATCTGCGGCCTGCTGATGAGCATCGCTCTCAACGAACGCTCGCGCAGCATTACCGAGGACAAGTTCAGCCTGAGCCGCGATCAGGCCGCCAGCACGGCGGAAGTCAACGCCAAGGCCGAGTTCCTGGCCAAGATCAGCCACGAAATCCGCACGCCCATGAACGGCGTGCTCGGCATGACCGAACTGCTGCTGGATACCCCGCTTTCGGTGAAGCAGCGTGACTATGTGGAAACCATCCACAGCGCAGGCAACGAACTGCTGACGCTCATCAACGAGATTCTCGATATCTCCAAGCTCGAGTCGGGCCAGATCGAACTCGATGACGTGCAATTCGATATCAGCGCCCTGATCGAGGACTGCCTCAACATATTCCGCGCCAAGGCCGAACAGCAGAACGTCGAACTGATCAGCCTGATCCATCCCCAGGTGCCGCGAGTCATCAGCGGCGACCCGACACGTCTGCGCCAGACGCTGCTGAGCCTGCTGGAAAACGCCCTGAAGAAAACCGAAGAAGGCGAAATCCTGCTGGCCGTGGCACTTGACTCCAAGCCCGGCAAACATCGCGTACGCATCTCGGTACAGGACAGTGGCATGCCGTTGTCTGCGGAAGAGCGCGATGCACTGATGCACACCGAACTTCACAGCAAGCACTTCCTGACCAGCAACAAGCTCGGCGGCCACCTGGGTCTGGTCATCGCGCGGCGGCTGACAGAGCTGATGGATGGCGAGTTCGGTATCCAGAACGGCCAGACTCAGGGCACCACACTCTGGCTGAGCCTGCCACTGGACGCCAAGCTGCTGGAGCAGCCGACCACCGATCTGGACAGCCCGCTCAAGGATGCTCGCGTGCTGGTGGTCGATGACAACGATACCTGCCGCAAGGTACTGGTGCAGCAGTGTAGCGCCTGGGGCCTGAACGTCAGTGCCGTGCCGTCCGGCAAGGAAGCGCTGGCGTTGCTGCGTACCAAGGCGAACCTGCGCGACTATTTCGATGTGGTACTACTCGACCAGAACATGCCCGGCATGAGCGGCATGCAACTGGCAGCCAAGATCAAGGAAGACCCGAGCCTCAATCACGACATCCTGCTGATCATGCTCACCGGCATCAGCAATGCGCCCAGCAAGATCATCGCCCGCAATGCCGGCATCAAGCGCATTCTGGCCAAACCGGTGGCTGGCTATACGCTCAAGACCACGCTGGCAGACGAACTGACTCAACTGAACAAGGGTGTCGTTACGCTTGCCTCGCAGCCCGCCCTGAACACGCCGGTCAGCGTGCCCGGCGACTTCCGTATTCTGGTAGCCGAAGACAACACCATCTCGACCAAGGTCATTCGCGGCATGCTCGGCAAACTCAACCTGCGCCCCGACACCGCCAGCAACGGCGAAGAAGCGCTGCGGGCCATGAAGGCACAGCGTTACGATCTGGTACTCATGGACTGTGAAATGCCGATCCTCGATGGCTTCTCCGCCACCGAGCAACTGCGGGCCTGGGAAGTGGGCAACCAGCGGGTACGGACTCCGGTAGTCGCCCTGACGGCGCACATTCTGGCCGAACACAAGGATCGTGCCCGACAGGCAGGCATGGACGGGCATATGGCGAAACCCATCGAGTTGTCGCAGTTGAGGGAGTTGATCGAATACTGGGTCGAACAGCGTGAGGCAACCCGAGCCCTGACGTCCAACGGCAACCTCTACCAGCAGAACTGA
- a CDS encoding MarC family protein, protein MLHVLFSVYLKMLVLYSPFFVLSCFISLTRGHSRKEQRRLAWKVALATLISSVLLYLFGRVIFDVFGITVDAFRIGAGSVLFISALGMAQGKSAVQTDNIQQDVTIVPLTIPITVGPGTIGALLVMGVSQPHWDDKLTAILSIALASFSVGVVLYLSDRIERILGDQGLQIVSRLMGLFVCALAAQIIFTGVKGYLVP, encoded by the coding sequence ATGCTCCATGTGCTGTTCAGCGTTTATCTGAAGATGCTGGTGCTCTATAGCCCTTTTTTCGTACTTTCCTGCTTCATCAGCCTGACCCGTGGCCACTCACGCAAGGAGCAGCGGCGTCTGGCGTGGAAAGTCGCGCTGGCGACGCTGATTTCCAGCGTGCTGCTCTATCTGTTCGGTCGGGTAATCTTCGATGTATTCGGCATTACCGTGGATGCCTTCCGGATTGGCGCAGGCAGCGTGCTGTTCATTTCGGCGCTGGGCATGGCCCAAGGCAAATCGGCAGTACAGACCGATAACATCCAGCAGGATGTCACCATCGTCCCGCTGACCATCCCGATCACCGTCGGCCCGGGCACCATCGGTGCGCTGCTGGTCATGGGGGTCAGCCAGCCTCATTGGGATGACAAGCTCACTGCCATCCTGAGCATTGCCCTGGCCAGTTTCAGCGTTGGTGTCGTTCTGTACCTGTCCGACCGGATCGAGCGAATCCTGGGTGACCAGGGACTGCAGATCGTCAGCCGCCTGATGGGGCTGTTCGTCTGCGCCCTGGCAGCGCAAATCATTTTCACCGGGGTCAAAGGGTATCTGGTGCCCTGA